The Faecalibacter bovis genome includes the window ATCCAAGATTCATTCGGATTCATTTTATTGTAAACACGATAATTTGGTAACTTTCCAGGTTCTTCTGTAATCGTCCATGAAATTTTAGTAGAAAATTCACCTTCAACACCTTTTGTTGTTTTTGGCTTTGCTTTAAATTCGTTGAAAGTTAATTTTTTTTCAGACCAATCGATTGATGGATCTACTTTTTGTTGTGTTATAAAATTTGGTTGAACAGTGTTCAATAATATATAAGCGAGTGTTATGATCATATTTTATATTTGGTTAAATATATAACAAAAAATAAACTATAAAATTATGTTAATGACAAAATAATTTTATAAAATAGATTCTAATAAATCTAATCTCATTCCGTGTGAACCTTTGATTAGAATGTTATCTGTATACGTGAAATTTGATTTAACATAATCTTCAAAATCATTACGATTTTCAAATTTCTTAATTCTATCTGATTGAATATCAGTTTTTTGAAAGTTAATTCCTAACAAATAAATATTTTCAAATCCGTAAGATAAAGCTATTTTTGCAATGTTAAGATGTTCATTATCAGATGTTTCACCTAATTCGAACATATCACCTAAAATTACAGTTTTAGTTCCAGTAAAAGTCGAAAAGTTTTTTAATGAAGCTTCCATACTTGATGGATTTGCATTATATGCGTCCATGATTATTTTATAACCTTCTCTTTCAATGATTTGTGATCGATTATTTGTAGGAAAATAATTTTCAAGACCTCTTTTAATTTCTTCAGTGCTTAATTCAAAGTGTTTTCCAATTGCAATGGCACAAGAAATATTACTGAAATTGTAAGATCCAGTTAAATTTGTTTGAATTTTAGTCTCATCAAATTTTACAGCAATATAATCTGAATTTGATTCGATAGGAGATATGATGTATTTACCTTCTTCAATTCCAAAAGATATAATTTCAAGATCTTTCGTTTTTTCAATCTGAATTGGATCATCTAAATTCACAAAAGCAATTTTCTCGTGATTTCTTAAATAATCATACAATTCTGATTTTCCTCTAATAACACCTTCGAATCCACCAAATCCTTCTAAATGTGCTTTTCCAAAATTTGTTATGTAACCATAATTAGGTTGAGCAATTGTACACAAAAGTTCAATTTCTTTTTTGTGATTTGCACCCATTTCAATTACACCCATTTCAGTTCCTTCAGGAATAGAAAGAATTGTTAATGGTACACCGATGTGATTATTCAAATTTCCAAAAGTGAAATGAACTTTATATTTTTCTTTCAGTACAGAAGAAATTAATTCTTTTGTAGTTGTTTTTCCGTTAGAACCTGTTAATCCAATAAATGGTATTTTTAAATAATTGCGGTACGCTCTTGCTAAATCTTGCAACGCTTCAAGAGAATCATTTACATAAAATATGTTTTTAGAAGTATTTTCATATTCTTTTTCATCAACAATTGCAGCTAATGCTCCGTTTCTAATTGCCATTTCAGCAAATTGATTTCCATTAAAATTAGCTCCTTTTAAAGCAAAAAAGATACAGTCTTTTGAAATATTACGTGTATCAGTTGTAATTTTTTTAGTCTTTAAAAAGTAATTGAATAATTCTTGAGTTCTCATTTATATTAAAAATACTATTAATTTTAGTTAGTGTAAAGATAGTGCAGAATGACTTAAGATTTTGTAAAAATAATTAGATCTAAAACAAAAAGCTCGATGAAAACATCGAGCTTTTAATTTATATCATCAGAGAATTAAACTCCTCTTCTTTTACGTTTTGATTCTTTAGTTCCTTTGTAATCTTGAGCTACACGGAAACCAA containing:
- a CDS encoding UDP-N-acetylmuramoyl-tripeptide--D-alanyl-D-alanine ligase, whose amino-acid sequence is MRTQELFNYFLKTKKITTDTRNISKDCIFFALKGANFNGNQFAEMAIRNGALAAIVDEKEYENTSKNIFYVNDSLEALQDLARAYRNYLKIPFIGLTGSNGKTTTKELISSVLKEKYKVHFTFGNLNNHIGVPLTILSIPEGTEMGVIEMGANHKKEIELLCTIAQPNYGYITNFGKAHLEGFGGFEGVIRGKSELYDYLRNHEKIAFVNLDDPIQIEKTKDLEIISFGIEEGKYIISPIESNSDYIAVKFDETKIQTNLTGSYNFSNISCAIAIGKHFELSTEEIKRGLENYFPTNNRSQIIEREGYKIIMDAYNANPSSMEASLKNFSTFTGTKTVILGDMFELGETSDNEHLNIAKIALSYGFENIYLLGINFQKTDIQSDRIKKFENRNDFEDYVKSNFTYTDNILIKGSHGMRLDLLESIL